One Nicotiana tomentosiformis chromosome 1, ASM39032v3, whole genome shotgun sequence genomic window, ctttgagagagaagaagttatatgcaaaattatagaaatgtgaattctggctagattcagtggcatttttgggtcatgtagtgtcaagggaggggatcaaggtagatcgaagaagattgaagcaatgcagagttggccagaccgtcctcagctacggagatccagagttttcttggcttggcggggtattaccgttgatttgtagagggtttctcgtctattgcagcacctacgaccagattgacccagaagggtgctccattcaggtggaccgaggaatgtgaggagagctttcaaaagatcaagacagctttgactacggccccAGTGTTAGTATTTCCTACTGGTTCGGGGCcctatacaatgtattgtgatgcatcgcgcatTGGTcttggcgcgatgttgatgcaggatggtagggtgaatGCCTACGCATCctgacagctgaaggtgcataagaagaactattatgtccacgaccttgagttagcatctattgtccATGCCTTAAAGatctggcagcactatttgtacggtgtccctagtgaggtctacaccgatcaccggagtcatacagtatctgtttaaacagaaggatcttaacttgcagcagcggaggtggttggagtttcttaaggattataacatcaccattctttatcatcccgggaaggccaatgtggtggctgatgccttgagtcgcaaggcagagagtttgggcagcttagcatatctaccggtagcagagaggcctttagccttagatgttcaggccttagccaaccagtgtGTCAGGTTGGATGtctccgagccgagtcgagttttggcttgtatggtttctcagtcttaTCTTTATAATCGTATccgagagtgtcagtatgataacccctatttgtttgtccttaaggacacagttcagcacgatgatgccaaggaagtcattattggagatgacagtgtattacggatgcaggaaaggctatgtgtgcccaatgtagatggtttacgtgagttgattctccaagagccTCATAGTTCGccgtactccattcatccgggtgccacgaagatgtatcaggacgtgaggcagcactattggtagaggcggatgaagaaggacatagtggaatatgtagctcgcaGCCTTAATTTTCAGCAggtgaagtgtgagcatcagcggcaaggtggattgcttcagaagctagagattccggagtggaaatgggagcagatcactatggatttcattgttgggctcccgcggactcagaggaagttcgttgcagtttgggtgattgtggatagattgaccaagtcagctcatttcattcctgtggttactagtTACTCTTCGGAGTAGCTGGCTCaagtttatattcgcgagattgtcagctttcatggcgtaccggtatctatcatctctgaccggggtatgcagtttacatcatggttctggagagccgtatagcatgagttgggtactcgggtggaattgagtacatcatttcaccctcagacagacggacaatccgagcgcacgattcagatattggaggatattcttcgtgcgcgtgtgatggattttgggatGTATGGAATAAGTTCTTGCCACTGGCAGTTTTTACCTACATCAACAGTTATCAGTtgagcattcatatggcaccgtataaggctttgtatggtaggcggtgccggtctccagtgggttggttcgagcagggtgaggctaggatattgggtacagacttggttcattatgctttggaaaaggttaaattaattcaggatcgacttagtacaacccagtccagacagtagagttatgcggatcggaaggctCGCGacgttacattcatggttggggagaggaTATTACTCCgggttttgccgatgaagggcattatgaggttcagaaagaagggaaagttgagcccttggtgtatcataccttttgagattcttgagaggattggaaaggatgcttacagacttgcactaccacctagtctctctgcagttcatcctgtgttccatgtttccatgctttggaAGTATTACGGCAATCCGTAGCacttgttagatttcaactcagtccagctggacaaggatctatcttatgttgaggagccagtggccattttggacagacaagTTCTAAAGTtcaggtcaaagaacatcgcttcagtgaaggttcagtggaagggtcatccggtcgaggaggcgacttgagagaccgagcatgatatgcgtagccgttatcctcatcttttcaccacttcaggtttgtctctatactcgtttgaggaaGAACGTTTGTTATAAGAGGGGGAggctgtaacgacccagccggtcgttttgagagtattagccctgaacccctatttattatTTCCTTTATCTCATTTTGTGGTTTTGCGGTTTGCCaggaggtttggtttttggtttcgaagagaattgggacacttagtccaaacaatagaagcttaagtcgtaggaattgaccgtagaATTAGTATGGAGACAACTTCAGCATGGAGTTTCGACAGTTCCAATAGATCCATTGGGTAACTttagtcttaggagcgtgtctggatgttgattgggtggtccgtagctcatttcggcgttaattgatgaaagttggaaagttgggtgatttttgaaaagtttgaccggaggtggACTTTCTGATATCAGGGTCGATTTGCAATTCCAGAAGTTTtagtaggtttgtaatgtcaaatgtgacttgtgtgcaaaatttgaggtcaatcgtacttgatttgataggtttcggcttcGGATGTAGAGGTTTGgactttaaagttcattaggcttgaatcaatgtgcaattcgtatttttagcattgtttgatgtgatttgaaggctcgactaagtccgtataatattttaggacttgtttgtgtattcggacggggtcccggggccccCGGGTGTGATTTGGACTTGAATCCGGAATAAAATTGGACTTGGTGCACAGCTGAAGCATTGttgtgtctggtgcaatcgcacctgcgcattttgggccgcaggtgcggcgccgcagaagcggccatcgaGCCGCAAAAGTAGAACTTGGACTGCCCAGTAGAGACCGCAGATGTGGTCAGGGTCCCGCTGAAGCAAGAgtatgatcgcagaagcggatgggctGGTCTGGgatgtggtcgcagaagcgggagatacatcgcagatgcgggctcgcaggtgtgagCCCTAGTCCACAGAAGCGAAAAGCCTGGCCATAAGTGGAATCTGCACCTGtgatggtttttccgcaggtgtgacATCACCGGTACGACTgagagcccgcagaagcgaaatcgctgggcagaaaagggctatgttcgagggtttgatttcattctccattttttaAACTAGAGAGCTCGGCTTGAGGCAAAATTTTGAgggtttttcagaggaaacatttagataaggattcttgacttgtttttgattaattttcactaagatatcatttattattcatttaattaaggatttgggttcagaaatttggggaaaaggtGAAAACATCCTTAGGccaaattttgaggttttgatcgagatttttgtatcggatttgagtaattttggtatgggtgaattCAATATcaaatgagtgttcatattttgtaactcttaCCCGATTCCAGACGTGGCCACGAGTtaactttttggggcgatttccAAATTTCTTGTTAAagtcattatttcattatttagattagtttttTATAGTGATATTTATAGTAtttaattgcttttggctagatttgggccgtcGAGGGAAAGGTGTTCTTATTGGTTGATTGAGTTTAATTtgaagtaagtgacttgtctaaccttgtggggtaaaaaatccccttaggttttggtactgttatggtatttgaaatacgtgaaggtcgtgtacatgaggtgacgagtatgtactcagGTTAAATGTTGAAAAAAatccggttcttgctgagtagtatTCTTGTAATTCCTTAAccgagttgccttagcatgtgtaaTTATCATGATTAGCCTAATATcgtatgtctacgtgtcttaattctAACTGGAGGAACTTAGGTAGCTTacttttgtgcttcgcaatcatGTGGCTTTGGGTCGCAATCGGGATGGGTACCTCTGGGTAGAATATTTAAATCGTCATTTTGGGATTTTTTATTTGAGCCCTAGACTTGAAGAGGAGTGATTTTTGTAAGGAGATTTTCATATAAGGCAAGAGGAAATGTTATTTGTACTCATATGTAATTATATTTCAAGATTCTACATAGATTTCTAACCCCTAAAATATGGAATTTTAAGGAGAAATTGGGGCTTTTAGtatgaacttaagagagtgaTTTTGGGAGTTCTGATTACGAAGTTGGACACTAATTTGGAATATAATCATACATTTGGAATTTTGGGGTTATGGATGAACAATATCTATaatcaatttcgaattttgagcccgtgattgacttttgttgacttttaatTTGgggttaaagattgaatctttttgtTATGAAGTAATTTCTAAAGCTTGTGTTGACTCATTTGAGTAATATTTGTCTAGATTTGACTCGTTTGGTATTGGATTTGAAAGGAATCACGATTGTTGTTGATTCAAGCTTGCCGAGTGGATGTAAGTCTCTTGTCtttccttgtaagagggaattctccCAGTAGGCGGTCTATTATTTACTTGTTGCTTGATTTAGGAGCCACGCATATACTAGGTGACGAGCCTATATGCGTAGCTAGGTCATGACCATACCCGGTAGAGTTTTGTTTATAATTATGCCTTATTTTGACTATGTGAACTTATTATCCTTGTTTTATTGATTCTATATGACTATATAATGACTTGTAATTATAACTTAGAAGTATGTTTAAGGTTATGACTTGTTAAGTTGGTCATAAAGGATTATTTTGCCATGTTGAGCATTCTTATTAAGCCGTAGTCATGCACTTATCTTATTTGATACGTGATTGGTGGTTATGTGGATTAGCTTATTCATGTTAAATATTATGGAAATATTTCTTGAATGTTAAATTTTTTTAGTGCATTGTTGAGATATATTGAATTACATGATTAGCCATGCCTATCTTTTAACTCTATGAGCTTTTATTTGTATTGCTATTGTTATATCTGGTGCTTCTTAATTGTATTATTTCATATACATATGCATAAGTTAGAGAGTTGGATGTTgtgaaaagttgaaaaattagacACTGCGGACAATGTGAGCGGATATTAATTATTCGTTATTGAATATTGATGATATTACGactggatcgggttgcacgctggaATGATTGGTTAATGATCGTTGATTGTAAAATAATCCACGCTTGGATATGGTTTCGTCCTCCTGGAATCAGGTGATTACCAATATTACTTTGGGTCATGTTAGCATAGGCACTCAGATATAGTGTTTGGTTAGATATATGGCCTATTTCAAGCACATGGATTTATGTTGTGAAGTTTGAGAAGGAATCATTAGCAAGCGCACTTACATATCTTATATTCATGCATTAGCTTTGATAGAAATGTTGATTGATATACATCATGTATTTATATGAGAGAATATAGATTTGACACATAATTTGATCTCCCTTATCTGTAAAATATGCTAAATTTCTATATGAATTGTGTATCTAGCTTTCATATCTTATTTAATGATACTATGTCTTATCTCATATCCGATTCTTGCTATCTGGTTATTGGATTGTTAGTAAGTGTCGTTGTCGACCTCTCGCTACCACTTTATCGAGGCTAGGCTTGATACTCACTGAGTACCATgggtttgtactcatactacaattctgcatatttttatgcaggtTTTGAGACTAGTATTAACGTACCCTTGAGCCGAGTAGGAGTATTTATTGGAGACTTTGTAGTTAGCTGCTCTACTTGATTAGATCCACAGTACATAGAGTCTTCTTTCTCTATTTATTCGTTTCTGTCTATGTATTTCTTTTCTGGATAGATGTTATTGTTCAGTCGAAACTAGATACTCTTATTAGATGCTCGTGATATGTACACCGGGTTTTGGGCGTTTGTTAGACAGTTGTGGTTGTGTTTAGACCCTGTCTTTGATTATGTACTTATGATATTGAATTGAGATTTATTCCGCATGGTTATTTATATCATGAGATAGTTAATGACTTAATAAGTGggttctattattgttgttgagtgttggcttgcctagaaaatAAGTTAAGTTCCATCAAGTCCATCGGTGAGATTTTTGATCGTGATATGTTATGATTATGCATGGCTAAGTTCTATTATTTTAGGGTTGTGGTTAGCCATGAATATTGATGTTTAACCATTATTTTTTCCTTTAATGCAAACTTTCCATTATATAGTTGTTTCTTTAACTCTGAGCACAATTGGTTGATTGTTTAGCTTACAGTTAAGTATTATCAACTATCTAGATTATGCTTGAGAAACCCGTTCTTATATTAGAGAAGAGTTAAAGAGAGTGTGATCTTATTCCAGGGTCAGGGTGCGGATTTGTGGTTATGATATGAATTTACCTTGTCACGACGCTTAATTATATACCATGATCATAATGCATTCATGGTAGATTAATTCCACAGAATTATAGGTGTTAATTTATCCTGAGTAGGCGAGTACTAATTCGGAAGTATAGTATGAGAGTAATTCTAATATGGTTAATTAGGAACCTTGGGTAATTCAATTTCAAGAGAAAACAATTAGAACTCAATTGGATTGGTGAATCAGTCACGGCCCTGGAATACTCATTTTTACTGAATTAAACTCTTAAGATCAATTCATTGCTGTCATAGTTTTATAGCTTATTTAATTTCCGTTATAGTAGATTAGTAACAAGAACTCAACTCTAGCTACTTGACTAAATAACGGATTTTCGTTGAAATTAGTAAGCAGTTAATGAGAAGTCTAAATGGGTTTGATACTCTTTCTCATCACTCTATTAATTGTATGTATGCCTGGTGTATATTTGAGAGCAACGCACACCTTATTGGAATCAGTTTTTGGACAGAGTGCGTTATCTCCCATAACTCCTTTGAACCACACAACCTAGTCTTGCCCTTATAATACccctaaaataaaaataaataaatttttttcttttttttttcttgtgagGAATTGTTCAAGATGTCCGTGAATAGTGGAGGAATAAAAAGTAGGAGAGGGAAGACATTTAGCTGAGAACTGATATACCATCCACGTGAGTGGTGGAGGCGGAGCTGCGTGCAACAAACCTTTAATATTACGTTTgaatgtttttttttaatttccctaaatttccattttcttttgGTTCTTTTTTTGTGTGGAAATTTATATTAGCTGTAGGAACCACATACACGTAAAGCATCGAGAGCTTCCTTCGTTTCCCTATAAATACATACCTCGCTCACCATTATCCTCACTCCAATATCAATTTTGATCAAACTTATTAAAGTGAAATATACGTCTAAGAAAAAATGTCAGGAATAGTGCACAAGATAGAGGAGAAACTCCACATGGGAGACCACAAGGATTCAGAAAAGAAGGGCGAGGAgcacaaggagaagatgaaggaGAAGGGCGAAGGACACAGGGAGAAGATCAAGGAGAAGCTCCATGGAGAAGATCACAAGGACGGGgaggagaagaaaaagaagaacaagGACAAGAAAGACAAGAAGGAGAAGAAGCATGACGATgatagcagcagcagcagcagtggTAGCGACAGTGATTAGATTCGATCTGATCCTCCCACATTTTCCTCTACTCCTGGTATCTTCTTTTATATTTCTATCTAtatatcaatttatttactcGATCAACTTCAATTTATTTTGTGTTTTTGAATCGTTAGTTTATTTAACTTTTTTATTTGATTCTGTCAACTCCTacgtaatatttttttttatttctttattcctTTATTCATAAATGTGACTTTTTTTAGTGCTGCTGTCAACTATTATAAACCTACCATGTTTTCCACGGGACAAGACTAACACAATTTTGGACATATATAGTTTATCATTTAATCTGTATTTACTTATTTGCTAAAGATATCTTGGTCATTTGTGTTAATCATCTTTAATGGATATTATGGTACACTGCTATATCATGTGTGGTACTGCATTATTAACATTTGAGATGATCAAATGTCAAAAGCTCGATAGAAAAAGTCGTTTAATCAGTTTGAGGGAATAGTATGTTAGGAATCTGAAATGCATAAATATTTTTGGCTGTTCTGACAAAAGCTCTAGCTAATTCACTATTGAAAGCGCTAAATCGACAGAGTTAGGATTACATGGAGTGCTCGTTTAGCATTACTTGTTTCCAAGAATATGCTAtccaaaaaaaaaccaaaaaaaaccCTAACATAATGTTCTTTATTTCTATATATAAATAAACATTACAATTTGATGCTTAGTGTTAAAGTCAAAATTTTCGATTCTCCCTTCATCTCGAGTTGTGGTTTTTGTTCTTTTCGGAAGATAGAATTTATTCATGTCAGTTTCATTCTTTTGTGTGTTTCTTCTTTTTACTCGTGTTCCATTTCTCTGCGTGACAGGTAAAGGGAATTGTGATAAGTATTTCTGAGATTTGAGCTAGAGGTACCAATGGCATTAGTTGCAGAGGAAAAAGAAAATAggagaaaataaacaaaaataaaagatgacCATGCGATCTGTATTGGGTCTAATGTATCCTAATTTGCGACAGTTCGTGAATGTACTTTCGTGAGCTAATAAAAATGAAGTTTTTGATGAGTTTCTTTCTGCTTGTATTGACTTATTTAGTTCTTGCTAAATATATGTTGGGTGGTCATAAATTTATTTAATTAGTAAATTTATTCGCGTTTCGcacaattataaaa contains:
- the LOC104109802 gene encoding protein SRC1-like codes for the protein MSGIVHKIEEKLHMGDHKDSEKKGEEHKEKMKEKGEGHREKIKEKLHGEDHKDGEEKKKKNKDKKDKKEKKHDDDSSSSSSGSDSD